One window from the genome of Hemitrygon akajei chromosome 4, sHemAka1.3, whole genome shotgun sequence encodes:
- the dph3 gene encoding diphthamide biosynthesis protein 3 codes for MSVFHDEVEIEDFEFDEETESYYYPCPCGDKFVISKEDLENGEEVATCPSCSLIIRVIYDKDQFMSGELVETVTTDKLEKLKC; via the exons ATGTCGGTGTTTCACGATGAGGTGGAGATCGAGGATTTCGAGTTCGATGAGGAGACGGAGAGCTATTATTACCCGTGTCCGTGCGGGGACAAGTTCGTCATTAGTAAG GAAGATCTGGAAAATGGAGAAGAAGTTGCAACATGTCCAAGTTGTTCTTTGATTATCAGAGTCATTTATGATAAA GATCAGTTCATGTCTGGAGAATTAGTGGAAACAGTGACCACGGATAAATTGGAGAAATTGAAATGCTGA